The Solea solea chromosome 19, fSolSol10.1, whole genome shotgun sequence genome has a window encoding:
- the LOC131446450 gene encoding secretory carrier-associated membrane protein 1-like isoform X1: MSDFDSNPFADPDFSNPFQDPSVTQVRPAVPPGLEEYNPFTDAKPKPAGTAPKTAAPTVNTQPAIMNPTEEPPAYSQLQPQEQPRAAAELLKRQEELERKAAELDRREREMQSLSASGGRKNNWPPLPEKSPVGPCFYHDITVDIPVEFQKTVKIMYYLWMFHTGTLLINMVGCLAWFAVDSGRGIDFGLSILWFLLFTPCSFVCWYRPLYTAFRSDSSFRFFLFFFVYICQFGVYVLQCIGIPGWGASGWISALTCLNRSIPVGIIMILIAALFTSLAVMSLIMFKKVHAMYRTTGASFEKAQQEFATGVMTNKTVQMAAANAASRAAQESFKEQI; this comes from the exons gatCCGTCAGTGACCCAAGTGAGACCGGCGGTTCCTCCTGGGCTGGAGGAGTACAATCCTTTCACAGATGCCAAACCA AAGCCTGCAGGGACAGCACCCAAGACTGCTGCACCCACCGTCAACACACAACCAGCCATCATGAATCCCACAGAGGAGCCTCCTGCCTACTCGCAGCTTCAGCCACAG gaGCAGCCGCGAGCAGCTGCCGAGCTCTTAAAGCGACAGGAGGAGCTGGAAAGGAAGGCTGCAGAGCTGGACCGCCGGGAGAGAGAAATGCAGTCACTCAGTGCTTCAGGAG GCAGGAAAAACAACTGGCCTCCACTTCCCGAGAAGTCACCCGTGGGTCCCTGTTTCTACCATGACATTACCGTGGATATTCCTGTCGAGTTTCAGAAAACCGTCAAGATCATGTACTACCTCTGGatgt TTCATACCGGAACCCTGCTTATTAACATGGTCGGCTGCCTGGCCTGGTTCGCTGTAGACTCAGGACGTGGCATTGACTTTGGCTTGTCCATCCTCTGGTTTCTGCTCTTCACGCCCTGCTCTTTCGTCTGTTGGTACAGACCGCTTTACACAGCCTTCAG GAGTGACAGCTCATTCcgatttttccttttcttcttcgtGTACATCTGTCAGTTTGGCGTCTATGTGCTCCAGTGTATCGGCATCCCTGGCTGGGGCGCCAG TGGTTGGATCTCAGCTCTGACTTGCCTGAACAGGAGCATCCCAGTGGGCATTATAATGATCCTCATCGCTGCTCTCTTTACCTCGCTGGCCGTCATGTCACTCATCATGTTTAAAAAg GTCCATGCGATGTACAGAACCACCGGCGCCAGCTTCGAGAAGGCCCAGCAGGAGTTTGCCACGGGCGTCATGACCAACAAGACGGTCCAGATGGCCGCGGCCAATGCCGCCTCCAGGGCCGCGCAAGAAAGCTTCAAAGAGCAGATCTGA
- the lhfpl2a gene encoding LHFPL tetraspan subfamily member 2a protein, which produces MCHVIVTCRSMLWTLLSIVAAFGELIAFMSTDWLVGFPRTPDAVFGPHGATTAGEAYRPTLGIYGRCIKLPHLHRGILCGPYAVHFGEIASGFWQATSIFLATGILLLCAVAFISVFTMCFQSIMKKSIFNVCGLLQGIAGLFLILGLMLYPAGWGSDKVQLYCGPDAAPYRAGLCSMGWAFYTAMGGTVLTFVCAVFSAQAEIATSSDKVQEEIEEGKSLICLL; this is translated from the exons ATGTGCCATGTGATTGTCACCTGCCGCTCCATGCTATGGACTCTGCTGAGCATCGTGGCGGCGTTTGGCGAGCTCATCGCCTTCATGAGCACTGACTGGCTGGTGGGATTCCCCCGCACCCCCGACGCCGTCTTCGGCCCCCATGGGGCCACCACCGCCGGGGAGGCCTACAGGCCCACTTTAGGCATCTACGGCCGCTGTATAAAACTGCCCCACCTGCACCGCGGGATCCTGTGCGGGCCGTACGCCGTGCACTTTGGGGAGATTGCCAGCGGGTTCTGGCAGGCCACTTCCATCTTTTTGGCCACAGGGATCCTGCTGCTGTGCGCCGTGGCGTTCATCTCGGTCTTCACGATGTGCTTCCAGAGCATCATGAAGAAGAGCATCTTCAACGTGTGCGGGTTGCTGCAAGGGATCGCAG GTCTGTTTCTGATCCTGGGTCTGATGTTGTATCCCGCTGGCTGGGGTTCAGACAAGGTGCAGCTGTACTGCGGCCCCGACGCGGCGCCGTACCGCGCCGGGCTCTGCTCCATGGGCTGGGCCTTCTACACGGCCATGGGCGGCACCGTGCTCACCTTCGTCTGCGCCGTCTTCTCTGCGCAGGCGGAGATCGCCACCTCCAGCGACAAGGTCCAGGAGGAGATCGAGGAGGGGAAGAGCCTGATCTGCCTCCTCTGA
- the LOC131446450 gene encoding secretory carrier-associated membrane protein 1-like isoform X2: MDPSVTQVRPAVPPGLEEYNPFTDAKPKPAGTAPKTAAPTVNTQPAIMNPTEEPPAYSQLQPQEQPRAAAELLKRQEELERKAAELDRREREMQSLSASGGRKNNWPPLPEKSPVGPCFYHDITVDIPVEFQKTVKIMYYLWMFHTGTLLINMVGCLAWFAVDSGRGIDFGLSILWFLLFTPCSFVCWYRPLYTAFRSDSSFRFFLFFFVYICQFGVYVLQCIGIPGWGASGWISALTCLNRSIPVGIIMILIAALFTSLAVMSLIMFKKVHAMYRTTGASFEKAQQEFATGVMTNKTVQMAAANAASRAAQESFKEQI, from the exons gatCCGTCAGTGACCCAAGTGAGACCGGCGGTTCCTCCTGGGCTGGAGGAGTACAATCCTTTCACAGATGCCAAACCA AAGCCTGCAGGGACAGCACCCAAGACTGCTGCACCCACCGTCAACACACAACCAGCCATCATGAATCCCACAGAGGAGCCTCCTGCCTACTCGCAGCTTCAGCCACAG gaGCAGCCGCGAGCAGCTGCCGAGCTCTTAAAGCGACAGGAGGAGCTGGAAAGGAAGGCTGCAGAGCTGGACCGCCGGGAGAGAGAAATGCAGTCACTCAGTGCTTCAGGAG GCAGGAAAAACAACTGGCCTCCACTTCCCGAGAAGTCACCCGTGGGTCCCTGTTTCTACCATGACATTACCGTGGATATTCCTGTCGAGTTTCAGAAAACCGTCAAGATCATGTACTACCTCTGGatgt TTCATACCGGAACCCTGCTTATTAACATGGTCGGCTGCCTGGCCTGGTTCGCTGTAGACTCAGGACGTGGCATTGACTTTGGCTTGTCCATCCTCTGGTTTCTGCTCTTCACGCCCTGCTCTTTCGTCTGTTGGTACAGACCGCTTTACACAGCCTTCAG GAGTGACAGCTCATTCcgatttttccttttcttcttcgtGTACATCTGTCAGTTTGGCGTCTATGTGCTCCAGTGTATCGGCATCCCTGGCTGGGGCGCCAG TGGTTGGATCTCAGCTCTGACTTGCCTGAACAGGAGCATCCCAGTGGGCATTATAATGATCCTCATCGCTGCTCTCTTTACCTCGCTGGCCGTCATGTCACTCATCATGTTTAAAAAg GTCCATGCGATGTACAGAACCACCGGCGCCAGCTTCGAGAAGGCCCAGCAGGAGTTTGCCACGGGCGTCATGACCAACAAGACGGTCCAGATGGCCGCGGCCAATGCCGCCTCCAGGGCCGCGCAAGAAAGCTTCAAAGAGCAGATCTGA